GTGAACGTCGCTTCGAAACGCAAATGCAGTTTTTCTCGGATTGCCATTGCCTTCGACAATCCGGCACTGACGGCAACCGTTCCGGGAGCCTCCAAAATTCCGACCCCGGCATTTCCGACTCGTGCCGCACCCACAGAGGTAGGCACAAATGCGTTAATGTTGAAATATTGATTCGGTGTCTGATGACTGGGAATCGGGTTGCCAACAATATCGGGACGAACAATGGACCCATCGGCAACGGGATTGGTATTAGTCTGGTCGAGATTGGGACTGATCGTCGGAGTCAGATAGGGACCCGTTTCGAGCAGCGTTATCGTGTTGACGCTCCAGCCACCCAGAACTCCTGCAAGAATGCGAGACGAACTCGACCATCGCCGGCCCTGACCGAAGGGTAGGTCATAGGTCCCAGTTAGCAGAACACGCTGCCGCCTTGTGCCGGCAACATTGCCACGATTCCGGCTAATGTCGAAACGATTCAAGTCTGCGAGTCCATACCGCGTCTCGCCCTGAAAACCGGTTGGTGCATCGCCTTGGGCGTCACTGATGTTATGCGCCCAGGTGTAATTTGCCACAAAATACAATCCCCGGGACATCCTGTGAGTAGCTTCGACCTCCATCGCCTGGTAGTTCGCACCGCCGAGGTTCTCGGTGGAGTACATGGTTCCCCAATTCTGAAATGGCGCCCGCGGGTCAACGAAAGGACTGGGAACGTAGGGAAGCGAGCTCGGTGCAATCTGGTTCAAGTTTACGGTTACATTCAAACGATAGGAGTTCATTCCGACGTAACTCGCGCGCAGGGCTGTATCGGGCGTAAGCTCACGTTCGACAGTGACATTCCACTGTGCAGACTGCGGGTCGCGGTATCGTGGATCGATCGCCTGTTCGATGGTGCCGCCGCCCAACTGCACGAGCTGGCTGGCAGCGATGGTCTGTGGGAACTGAATCAGCGCCGTCCCATTGAGAATCTGGTTTTGATAAGTATGGACCGACGCCTGCGGCGTGCTTTCCAGATTGTTTTGTAGTTGTCCGAGGTTGGTTACGGTAAAGATGCCAAAACCGGCCCGCAATACAGTCTTGTTGTCGCCAAACGGCCGGTAGGCGATGCCGATACGAGGATCAAAGTTGCGCATGTAAGTCTGGCGCAGTCCTTGGGGCAGGTGGGCTTGGCTTGCGGTTTCCAGGTTTGAGCAAGGCAGCGACATGTCGCGATTCGGCAGCGAACAGGCGTTAAACGACTGGAGAAATGCAGGGGCGGCACCTAACCCGGTCGTCAAGACGTCGGGAATGATGACCGTATTGGTGCGGGGATCGAAATTGGCGGCGATTCCGTTCACGTCTTGAAAGGGAGGCAACAATTCCCAGCGCAAGCCGTAGTTGACCGTCAGGCGTCGCTGACTCTCCACTCATCCTGTGCATAGAGGCCCAATTGCGGTCCTCCCGCGTTGTCCCGGGGACCCGTCACGGCAAAATAGGTTGTGTTTGGCAGGCCGAGCAGGAAGTCGCCAAACGCGTTCCCGGTGAACTTGCTTTGATTGAAGGTGAACAAACCGTAGTCATCGGAGGGCGTCTCAATCTCGGGGACTTCAAATCGCACCCAACGATTGTCTACGCCTGCGCGAAATGTATGCTTGCCCTTGATGTAGGTGATGTTGTCAGAAACTTGCTTGGTGCTGGACAGGGTAGATCCCACGTGATCTCTGCCGATAGGAGCGAAGCCAGTGCCATCGGAGAAGTAGATACTGGGGAAGCCGCCGTCGGTGGGATGGTGCGAAACATCCACCCCTTGCAATCCCAATTGCGCAATTGCTGCCGCACCTTCAATCGAAAAATTGGGCGCTAAGAGCGTTCGCGTGAACCCAAACCGGAACTCATTGAGCAGGTCTCGGCGAATTGTGTAATTGTGCGAGATCAAGAAGCTTCTGTCATGCTCCTGGTTCACATCGTTGGGAAGAAGCGGATTTACCGTATTGAACATGACATTCTTCCAGTTGAACCGTGCATATACTTGCTGTTTCGTGTTGATGATCTGGTCGATCCTACTATCAAAGCCATTGGTGCTGGACGGAATCGGCTGCAGGGCTTGGTAGTTGAAACTACAGTTCTGAGTCAAATGCGACACACAATTCACGTTCGGCAATGGATAATAGTTATTCAGCAGAGCCAACGCGGACATATTTAGCGGGATGTTGATCGCATTGTTGGGAAACTGCTGACCGGTAAACGGGTTTAGTAGCGGAGGCGGATTCTTCGGATCGGTTAGCGCCTGCAGATCGCTAAGGTTGCCTTTTCGTTCGTCCAGCGTGGGGACAAGTAATTGTTCCGGCTGTGAGGTCTTTTTCCGGTTGCCCTCGTAGTCGATGAAGAAGAACGTCTTGTCTTTTCCGTTGTACAGCTTCGGAATATTGACAGGGCCGCCAAGACTGCCACCGAAGGTGTCAAACCGCTTCGGTGCCTTCACGGCGAAATTCAGTACCTTGGCATCGAGCGCGTCGTTCTGGAAGTACTCAAACAAGCTTCCATGAAGGTTGTTCGTTCCGCCTTTGCTCGTGAATGTTACATCGCCGACCTGGGAAAATTCTGCATTGTTATTGAATGCCGTGACCTTCAATTCGGATATGCCCTCGGAAGACGGGTAAGGATTGGCTCCTGCGTTACTCAGGAAGACGTTTGCCGTCGAAATGCCATCGACGGAGTAGCCCACCATGTTCGCCGTTGCACCGCCCAGTGCAATGTTTCCCTGGCTGTCCTGTTGTACGTTCGCCGATGTTGCCAAAGATGCTAGTGGGCTGGTCGTTACCGCTCGAAAGTTCAGAGGCAACTGCCCGATTTCTGCGGTGTCCTTGGAATCGCCGATCAAACCATTTTCGGTATTGACGACGGCAACGGTATCGGCAACTTCCACCGTCACGGATTGAGTTTTGACATTCAGGCTAACGTCGACTCTCAGGGCCTGACGTGCAATCAATTCTGCGAAGGGAACTTGGAAGTCAGCAAAACCTTCAGCGTGAACCGAAACAGCATATTTGCCCGGCTTTAAGTTCACAAATTCAAATGATCCGCTTTGGTCGGATGTGGTTGAGCGGGTGCTGTTGTCTTGCAAGTCCCGTATCTGAACTGATGCCCCAGGCACAACAGCCTGCGTTTTGTCATGCACGACACCGACGATACTTCCAAATGTTGACTGCGCCACGGCCGAGCAGACCGTAAACACTATGGCAATGGCAACACCTGCAAACATCCTATGCATCTTCTTCCCTCCACCGGAGACGTTTCTTGGCTATTCGACCGTTTACCCAAACTCTCTCCGGTGACAAAACTCTATTCGCAGGCAAATGAGGGAGGCATGAAGGGTTTGTAAAGTCTCCGTAAAGGTGCTAAGTCGCATCGTAAGAGGAGGTTAGGGGCCTGACCCGGTGATAGAAGTGACGACGAATATCGGCTCGTTACGCAGATTGAGCACGCGGAAGTCCATAGCATCAGAGGAGAGTCGCTCAACCGCGCCAGTGTTCGGCGTCTTAAGCGGGGCGTCTTTCGATAACGTCAACGAAACGATAGCCGATGTAAGACTCAGTGTGCAGATATTCAGGGCGGGAGGGGTCTTGCTCTAGTGTCTTCCGTAGCTGGCGCACGAAAGTACGGAGATATTCCAACTCATTTCTGTATTCACTACCCCATACGGAGGTGAGCAGGCGGGCATGAGTCAGAGGTTTACCTGCGTGCGACATGAGGCAGTGCAGAAGGTCAAACTCCTTCGGAGTGAGATGGACAATCTGGCTGGATTTTCGCACCAGGCGGCGACCGGGATCTAGCTCGATTTCGCCGATAGTGATGGCAGCCTCGGTATCACCCTGTATTGCCCGCGAACGGCGGACGGCAGCTCGGACTCGGGCCATCAACTCACCAACGTGGAATGGTTTGGTTATGTAGTCATCGGCCCCGGCATCTAATGCCTCGATCTTGTCATGCTCACTGTCGCGGACAGTCAGCATTAGAATAGGAAGCTGAGGCGACAATCTGCGGATGGTGCGACATGCCTCGATCCCGCCGATTCCCGGCATATTGATGTCCAGCAGAGCCACATCGTACCGTTCGGTGCGAACAAACGACACAGCCTGTTCTCCTGCCGAAGCTTCCTCGATATCGAAGCCTAGCGTGCTCAATGTGGTGTGAAGCGCTCGACGAATCGAGGCCTCATCATCAACAACCAGAACCTTACTGTCCAACGAACTCACATTCTCTCCTTGCCGTCTCGGGAAGAGATAGGATAAATGTCGTACCTGTCTCTGTGTCGCTGCTCACCCAAAGATTCCCGTGGTGGGCTTCAGCGGTTTTCTTAGCGACCGAGAGACCTACTCCGCTCCCTGATGCACGATGCTTTGTAGCGGGGCTGCGATAGAAGCGTTCAAAAACCCGCTCACGCTCTTCAAGGTTGATTACGGAACCCTGGTTGTGAACAGAAATTACAACCCGGCTATCATCCTTGTCGGCGCATATTGTTATGGGAGAGCCAGCAGTGGAATACTTTGTCGCATTGGTGAGGAGTTTCGTTAAAGTGATGGCAAGCAGTTGGCGGTCTCCAGAAACTACAAGATCCCTATTGGCGACGCGCACGTGAACTGGCCGTTTGCCAAGTTGAGCAGAGCACTCATCAAGCACTTCGTCGATGACCTCGGAAATAGCTATGTCCTCCCGTCGCAGCTGTATCTCTGACGATTCTAGCTTCGCCATTCGGAGTAGATGTGTTGTCATCGCATTCAGTTCGGTCGCATGCTGATCAATCAGCTCCACCAACTCCGCCTGTGCCGGGTTTAGATTCCTCAATTCGAGTAGCCCAGAAGCGGAAGTTAGGATGACTGTGAGAGGAGTTTTGAAAGCATGCGCGAGGCCATCGAGGACGGTCGTCCGAAGTTGTTCGCTGTGGCGTGCAGCCTCTGCGCGGCTTTCTTTCTCGAACGCTCGAGCTCGCTCGAATGCGGCGGTTGCGAGCGATGCGATGGCGTCAACCATAAGCGGATTGAGATCGATTCCGCACAGCACAATGGCGCCAATCGGCTTCGATCCTAACCGTAGTACGCGTTGCCACTTGTACGATTTAGGCTCATCATGATTTGTGTTGCGAAAATAGGTATTTCGAGCTGATTCCTCGTCTTCTTTGCTACATGCTCCGGCGCTGTACACTTCGGCGAAAGCCGAATCAAAAATCGCAACTGCAGCGACCCCAATGGCTTTCTCGATGAGAGACGCGATCTGCGGTCCTGGCGCGTCCTGCAGATTGAGAACCAGGAGGCTCCGGCTGAGTTCATACAGTTTCTCGACGTTGCAACGCTGTAGGACTGCTTGCCGCATGTGACTCTGAACCTGGGCGGAAAGACGACACACAATCAGCGCAGTTATTTCAAACGACCCCAGGGCTACCCAGTTTTGAGGATCGGCAATATGGAAACTGAGGATAGGCGGAGCGAAGAAATAGTCCAAGCAGGCGATCGCTGCCAGAGAGGAACCGGTAGCCGCCCAGAACCCGAACCTCAGAGCCGTCAATACAACAATCAAAAGATCGATGAAACCTGCGGTCGAGAGATTAAAGTGCAGCCGGAACCCGCAGAAGCTGACCAGCAGGGCCGCTGCAGATCCAGCAAGAGCTCCAAGCCCGAGTCGAGTTCTCTCTCTTGTGGCAAAGTCCATAACGGTCACTGCATCGACCAACACCGGGCAACCCTCGCGTGACCTGCGCGTGTTTGGTGGGGTAGGGACCTAGCAGCCCCATTCAGCTTCGCCGGGCTTAGCGAAGTAGCGCCTTGAGTCTTGGGCTTCTCTGGTGGTTGAAGCTATTTCCAGCAACGTCAGACGTGCCGCAGCGACGGCACGGCTCTTCTCCCGCTGAGGCAATTCGTCCCACGCTTGTGCTGTTGACTGCTTCCCGCTGCCGAAATCCGGTCCCAATGCTTGGTGATAGTGATGAAAAAGCTTTGCCAATTCTTCTGCTGTTACTTCTTGGATCGACATCAATCGTGTCCTCTCCATTTGTCCGTTCCGACTTCAATCTCAGGCGGAACTGTCTTAGCTGTAGCACAGCTGCTCATGCGGCTCGGGAGATCGATGTTTCGTTCTCCCACTCTTCGGCAACAATGCATCCGTTCGAGACAGGATACAAGCACACCAGATAGCAGATCGAACGGTGTTTGTGCTCCCTGCACAAGGCAACTAGGAATCGTATGTAAAAC
Above is a window of Nitrospiraceae bacterium DNA encoding:
- a CDS encoding ATP-binding protein, with the protein product MLVDAVTVMDFATRERTRLGLGALAGSAAALLVSFCGFRLHFNLSTAGFIDLLIVVLTALRFGFWAATGSSLAAIACLDYFFAPPILSFHIADPQNWVALGSFEITALIVCRLSAQVQSHMRQAVLQRCNVEKLYELSRSLLVLNLQDAPGPQIASLIEKAIGVAAVAIFDSAFAEVYSAGACSKEDEESARNTYFRNTNHDEPKSYKWQRVLRLGSKPIGAIVLCGIDLNPLMVDAIASLATAAFERARAFEKESRAEAARHSEQLRTTVLDGLAHAFKTPLTVILTSASGLLELRNLNPAQAELVELIDQHATELNAMTTHLLRMAKLESSEIQLRREDIAISEVIDEVLDECSAQLGKRPVHVRVANRDLVVSGDRQLLAITLTKLLTNATKYSTAGSPITICADKDDSRVVISVHNQGSVINLEERERVFERFYRSPATKHRASGSGVGLSVAKKTAEAHHGNLWVSSDTETGTTFILSLPETARRECEFVGQ
- a CDS encoding response regulator transcription factor, translated to MSSLDSKVLVVDDEASIRRALHTTLSTLGFDIEEASAGEQAVSFVRTERYDVALLDINMPGIGGIEACRTIRRLSPQLPILMLTVRDSEHDKIEALDAGADDYITKPFHVGELMARVRAAVRRSRAIQGDTEAAITIGEIELDPGRRLVRKSSQIVHLTPKEFDLLHCLMSHAGKPLTHARLLTSVWGSEYRNELEYLRTFVRQLRKTLEQDPSRPEYLHTESYIGYRFVDVIERRPA
- a CDS encoding carboxypeptidase-like regulatory domain-containing protein, with protein sequence MHRMFAGVAIAIVFTVCSAVAQSTFGSIVGVVHDKTQAVVPGASVQIRDLQDNSTRSTTSDQSGSFEFVNLKPGKYAVSVHAEGFADFQVPFAELIARQALRVDVSLNVKTQSVTVEVADTVAVVNTENGLIGDSKDTAEIGQLPLNFRAVTTSPLASLATSANVQQDSQGNIALGGATANMVGYSVDGISTANVFLSNAGANPYPSSEGISELKVTAFNNNAEFSQVGDVTFTSKGGTNNLHGSLFEYFQNDALDAKVLNFAVKAPKRFDTFGGSLGGPVNIPKLYNGKDKTFFFIDYEGNRKKTSQPEQLLVPTLDERKGNLSDLQALTDPKNPPPLLNPFTGQQFPNNAINIPLNMSALALLNNYYPLPNVNCVSHLTQNCSFNYQALQPIPSSTNGFDSRIDQIINTKQQVYARFNWKNVMFNTVNPLLPNDVNQEHDRSFLISHNYTIRRDLLNEFRFGFTRTLLAPNFSIEGAAAIAQLGLQGVDVSHHPTDGGFPSIYFSDGTGFAPIGRDHVGSTLSSTKQVSDNITYIKGKHTFRAGVDNRWVRFEVPEIETPSDDYGLFTFNQSKFTGNAFGDFLLGLPNTTYFAVTGPRDNAGGPQLGLYAQDEWRVSDA